The following proteins are encoded in a genomic region of Sparus aurata chromosome 23, fSpaAur1.1, whole genome shotgun sequence:
- the mfsd11 gene encoding UNC93-like protein MFSD11: MSPEGKKLLNIVILGFGFMFMFTAFQTCGNIEQTVIKSFNSTEFHGSGYTSMAIIYGVFSASNLIAPSVVTVIGPQLSMFFSGLLYSGYIAMFIYPYTWSFYTASVFVGIGAAVLWTAQGNVLAINSTDNTIGRNSGIFWALLQFSLFFGNLYIYCAWHGHDHITDKDRQTVFISLTVISLVGCFLFFLIRKPDPEPAPAEAAESLLQAESTESSSTASSPHSGLCTQALDAFVKACKMFGTNEMMLLSISIGYTGLELTFYSGVYGTCIGAMTQFGKDAKSLIGISGICIGIGEILGGGVFGMLNKCNRFGRNPVVLLGLITHFVAFYLIFLNIASDAPIAPEAGTDLQAYITPNLGVALLCSFLLGLGDSCFNTQLLSIIGFLFRDNSAPAFAVFKFIQSIMAALAFFYSNYLLLHWQLLILVVTGFLGSMTFFMAEGLAESTRRESDYDSI, encoded by the exons ATGAGTCCAGAAGGGAAGAAGCTGTTGAACATCGTTATCCTCGGCTTTGgctttatgttcatgtttactGCCTTTCAAACATGTGGCAATATAGAG CAAACAGTTATCAAGAGCTTCAATAGCACTGAGTTCCATGGGAGTGGATACACAAG CATGGCCATCATCTATGGAGTGTTCTCTGCATCCAACCTGATCGCCCCTTCTGTTGTGACTGTCATCGGACCGCAGCTGTCAATGTTCTTTAGTGGGCTTCTGTACAG TGGCTACATCGCCATGTTCATTTACCCCTACACTTGGAGCTTCTATACAGCGTCTGTGTTTGTTGGAATAGGAGCAGCAG TCTTGTGGACGGCTCAGGGAAATGTGCTCGCCATCAACTCCACTGACAACACCATCGGAAGAAATAGTGGAATATTTTGGGCGCTGCTGCAGTTCAG cttaTTCTTTGGAAATCTCTACATTTACTGTGCCTGGCATGGACATGATCACATAACAG ACAAGGACCGTCAGACAGTGTTCATCTCTCTCACGGTGATCAGTCTGGTTGGttgcttcctcttctttctgaTCCGGAAGCCCGACCCTGAACCGGCTCCTGCTGAGGCGGCAGAGTCGCTGCTGCAGGCGGAGTCCACTGAGAGCTCCTCCACAGCGAG CTCACCTCACTCAGGCCTCTGCACACAAGCTCTGGACGCTTTTG ttaaaGCATGTAAAATGTTTGGCACCAACGAGATGATGCTGCTGAGCATCTCCATCGGGTACACAG GTTTGGAGCTCACTTTCTACAGCGGGGTGTACGGGACGTGTATCGGAGCCATGACGCAGTTTGGCAAAGATGCAAAGAGTTTAATCGGAATCTCGGGCATTTGCATCGGAATAGGCGAGATCTTAG GAGGGGGCGTCTTCGGGATGCTGAATAAGTGCAACCGGTTTGGGAGGAACCCGGTGGTGCTGCTCGGGCTCATCACTCACTTTGTTGCTTTTTATCTGATCTTCCTGAACATCGCCAGCGACGCTCCGATCGCACCGGAGGCAGGAACAGACCTGCAGGCCTACATCACCCCCaa TCTCGGGGTGGCGTTGCTCTGCAGCTTCCTGCTCGGTTTGGGCGACAGCTGCTTCAACACTCAGCTCCTCAGCATCATCGGATTCCTTTTCCGTGACAACAGCGCTCCGGCCTTCGCCGTCTTCAAGTTCATACAG tCCATCATGGCCGCTCTGGCCTTCTTCTACAGTAActacctgctgctgcactggCAGCTGCTCATCCTGGTCGTGACGGGTTTCCTGGGCTCGATGACCTTCTTCATGGCCGAGGGGCTGGCCGAGTCCACCAGACGAGAGTCCGACTACGACAGCATCTGA
- the srsf2b gene encoding serine/arginine-rich splicing factor 2b isoform X2: MSYGRAPPDVDGMTSLKVDNLTYRTSPETLRRVFEKYGRVGDVYIPRDRYTKESRGFAFVRFHDKRDAEDAMDAMDGALLDGRELRVQMARYGRPPDSHYGGGGGGGGGGGGGGGGRRGGGGPPRRYSGHGRRSRSPRHRRRSRSRSRSRSRSRSRSRYSKSRSRSYSRSKSHSPRTKKTKAKSQSRSRSRSRSKSKSKSKSKSRSRSRSPTPASKRESRSRSKSQPKSAAENGGESP; encoded by the exons ATGAGTTACGGTAGGGCACCGCCAGACGTTGATGGCATGACTTCCCTCAAAGTGGACAACTTAACGTACCGAACATCCCCCGAAACTCTCAGACGTGTTTTCGAGAAGTATGGTCGAGTAGGGGACGTCTACATCCCCCGAGACCGCTACACGAAAGAAAGTCGCGGTTTCGCGTTTGTGCGGTTCCACGACAAACGGGACGCCGAAGATGCAATGGACGCCATGGACGGCGCGCTCCTCGATGGACGGGAGCTGCGGGTCCAGATGGCCCGGTACGGAAGACCCCCTGATTCCCACtacggtggtggtggtggtggcggcggcggcggcggcggcggtggaggAGGACGGCGAGGCGGAGGAGGGCCTCCCAGGAGGTACAGCGGGCATGGACGCCGAAGCAGAAG CCCGAGACAcaggagaaggagcaggtcTCGCAGCAGGAGCCGCTCTCGATCCAGAAGCCGATCCCGCTACAGCAAATCCAGGTCCCGATCCTACTCCCGATCCAAGTCCCACTCTCCCAGGACCAAGAAGACCAAGGCCAAGTCCCAGTCTCGTTCCAGATCTAGATCCCGGTCCAAGTCCAAGTCCAAGTCCAAGTCCAAGTCCAGGTCCAGAAGCCGCAGCCCCACCCCTGCCTCCAAAAGAGAGTCCAGGTCGAGATCTAAAAGCCAGCCCAAGTCGGCAGCAGAAAATGGAGGCGAATCCCCTTAG
- the srsf2b gene encoding serine/arginine-rich splicing factor 2b isoform X1: MSYGRAPPDVDGMTSLKVDNLTYRTSPETLRRVFEKYGRVGDVYIPRDRYTKESRGFAFVRFHDKRDAEDAMDAMDGALLDGRELRVQMARYGRPPDSHYGGGGGGGGGGGGGGGGRRGGGGPPRRYSGHGRRSRSSSPSPRHRRRSRSRSRSRSRSRSRSRYSKSRSRSYSRSKSHSPRTKKTKAKSQSRSRSRSRSKSKSKSKSKSRSRSRSPTPASKRESRSRSKSQPKSAAENGGESP; encoded by the exons ATGAGTTACGGTAGGGCACCGCCAGACGTTGATGGCATGACTTCCCTCAAAGTGGACAACTTAACGTACCGAACATCCCCCGAAACTCTCAGACGTGTTTTCGAGAAGTATGGTCGAGTAGGGGACGTCTACATCCCCCGAGACCGCTACACGAAAGAAAGTCGCGGTTTCGCGTTTGTGCGGTTCCACGACAAACGGGACGCCGAAGATGCAATGGACGCCATGGACGGCGCGCTCCTCGATGGACGGGAGCTGCGGGTCCAGATGGCCCGGTACGGAAGACCCCCTGATTCCCACtacggtggtggtggtggtggcggcggcggcggcggcggcggtggaggAGGACGGCGAGGCGGAGGAGGGCCTCCCAGGAGGTACAGCGGGCATGGACGCCGAAGCAGAAG CTCTTCCCCTAGCCCGAGACAcaggagaaggagcaggtcTCGCAGCAGGAGCCGCTCTCGATCCAGAAGCCGATCCCGCTACAGCAAATCCAGGTCCCGATCCTACTCCCGATCCAAGTCCCACTCTCCCAGGACCAAGAAGACCAAGGCCAAGTCCCAGTCTCGTTCCAGATCTAGATCCCGGTCCAAGTCCAAGTCCAAGTCCAAGTCCAAGTCCAGGTCCAGAAGCCGCAGCCCCACCCCTGCCTCCAAAAGAGAGTCCAGGTCGAGATCTAAAAGCCAGCCCAAGTCGGCAGCAGAAAATGGAGGCGAATCCCCTTAG